Within the Ensifer canadensis genome, the region CCACTGCCTGTTCAACGTGCCGCTGGCGGTCTGGATCCTGGAAGGCTTCATGTCGGGCGTGCCGAAGGAGATCGACGAAACCGCCTATATCGACGGCTATTCGTTCCCGCGCTTCTTCGTGAAGATCTTCACGCCGCTGATTGCCTCCGGCATCGGTGTCGCGGCCTTCTTCTGCTTCATGTTCTCCTGGGTCGAGCTGCTGCTGGCCCGCACGCTGACGACAACCGCGGCAAAGCCGATCGCCGCCATCATGACCCGGACCGTGTCCGCCTCCGGCCTCGACTGGGGCGTTCTGGCCGCGGCCGGCGTGCTGACCATCATCCCCGGCGCGCTCGTCATCTATTTCGTGCGCAACTACATCGCCAAGGGCTTTGCCCTGGGCCGCGTCTAAAGGAGCTTCGTGATGAATTTCTCATGGATGGCATGGACGCTGCCGACGGCGTTGTTCTTCATCACCATCGCGCTGCTGCTCATCGGCATGGGCGTGTGGGAATATGTCTCGCCGGGCGGCAACCCGCGCGTCGGCATCCTGCGCTTCGAAACGACCCGAGGTGACCGGCTCTTCGTCTCGCTGCTCGGCAGCGCCTTCATTCACCTCGCATGGCTCGGCTTCGGCGGCGGACAGGACCTCTGGTGGGCGCTGGCGCTCTCCGTCGTCTATGCCGTCGGCGTCTTTCGCTACGTCTGAGGCGATCGAAATGGCAGGTCCGGGAGGGCCTTCCGACACTGCAATGAACGCAATCGCAAAACCCAAAGGGAGGAAATTATGCGACGGCACCTTTTCACGACGACAGCGGCAGTGCTGCTGGCTCTTACCGGCACGGCATTCGCCGGCATGGACGAGGCAAAACAGTTCCTCGACAAGGAAGTCGGCGATCTCTCCACGCTCGACCGCGCCGGCCAGGAAGCGGAAATGCAATGGTTCATCGATGCCGCCAAGCCGTTTGCCGGCATGGACATCAAGGTCGTTTCCGAAACGCTGACCACGCATGAATACGAATCCAAGGTGCTGGCTTCCGCCTTCACCGCGATCACCGGCATCAAGATCACCCACGACCTGATCGGTGAAGGCGACGTCGTCGAAAAGCTGCAGACGCAGATGCAGTCCGGCGAGAACATCTACGACGCCTATGTCAACGACAGCGACCTGATCGGCACCCATTGGCGCTACCAGCAGGTGCGCAACCTCACCGACTGGATGGCCAACGAAGGCAAGGACGTCACCAATCCCGGCCTCGACATCGCCGACTTCATCGGCACGTCGTTCACCACCGCTCCGGACAAGAAGCTCTACCAGCTTCCCGACCAGCAGTTCGCCAACCTCTACTGGTTCCGCTACGACTGGTTCAACGACGAGAAGAACAAGGCGGACTTCAAGGCGAAGTACGGCTACGACCTCGGCGTTCCCGTCAACTGGTCTGCCTATGAGGACATCGCCGAATTCTTCACCGGCCGTGAGATCGACGGCAAGAAAGTCTATGGCCACATGGACTACGGCAAGAAGGACCCGTCGCTCGGCTGGCGCTTCACCGACGCGTGGCTGTCGATGGCCGGCAACGGCGACAAGGGCATCCCGAACGGCCTGCCGGTCGACGAATGGGGCATCAAAGTCAACGAGAAATCCCAGCCGGTCGGCTCGTGCGTCGCCCGTGGCGGCGACACCAACGGCCCGGCCGCGGTCTACTCGATCGCCAAATACCTCGATTGGCTGAAGGCCTATGCGCCGCCGGAAGCCCAGGGCATGACCTTCTCCGAATCGGGCCCGGTCCCCGCCCAGGGTGCCGTCGCTCAGCAGATCTTCTGGTACACGGCGTTCACCGCCGATGCCGTCAAGAAGGGCCTGCCTGTTGTCAACGAGGATGGCACGCCGAAGTGGCGCATGGCCCCCTCGCCGCATGGCGTCTACTGGAAGGACGGCATGAAGCTCGGCTACCAGGACGTGGGTTCCTGGACGCTGATGAAGTCGACCCCGGAAGACCGCGCCAAGGCCGCATGGCTCTATGCGCAGTTCGTGACGTCGAAGACCGTGGACGTGAAGAAGAGCCATGTCGGCC harbors:
- a CDS encoding ABC transporter substrate-binding protein, which codes for MRRHLFTTTAAVLLALTGTAFAGMDEAKQFLDKEVGDLSTLDRAGQEAEMQWFIDAAKPFAGMDIKVVSETLTTHEYESKVLASAFTAITGIKITHDLIGEGDVVEKLQTQMQSGENIYDAYVNDSDLIGTHWRYQQVRNLTDWMANEGKDVTNPGLDIADFIGTSFTTAPDKKLYQLPDQQFANLYWFRYDWFNDEKNKADFKAKYGYDLGVPVNWSAYEDIAEFFTGREIDGKKVYGHMDYGKKDPSLGWRFTDAWLSMAGNGDKGIPNGLPVDEWGIKVNEKSQPVGSCVARGGDTNGPAAVYSIAKYLDWLKAYAPPEAQGMTFSESGPVPAQGAVAQQIFWYTAFTADAVKKGLPVVNEDGTPKWRMAPSPHGVYWKDGMKLGYQDVGSWTLMKSTPEDRAKAAWLYAQFVTSKTVDVKKSHVGLTLTRESSIQHESFTKRAPELGGLIEFYRSPARVQWSPTGTNVPDYPKLAQLWWQAIGDASSGAKTPQEAMDSLCAEQEKVLQRLERAGIQGEIGPKLAEEHDLEYWNAEAVKAGNLAPQLKIENEKEKPMTVNYDELVKSWQQ
- a CDS encoding DUF2160 domain-containing protein produces the protein MNFSWMAWTLPTALFFITIALLLIGMGVWEYVSPGGNPRVGILRFETTRGDRLFVSLLGSAFIHLAWLGFGGGQDLWWALALSVVYAVGVFRYV